Proteins co-encoded in one Girardinichthys multiradiatus isolate DD_20200921_A chromosome 11, DD_fGirMul_XY1, whole genome shotgun sequence genomic window:
- the ddx52 gene encoding probable ATP-dependent RNA helicase DDX52: protein MDAFELFKKLGAGAKFDFKRFGQDAARFKVPRSQGGEASLDSLSAIDYFGTGAANGAQSWTQGEDEDERGEEDEESSESGESEAGGKRKQKEQERDVRHKAKKTKSSQMEEKAGGEPLSETQRGGITWTSLDRKIQNLPKDGKEKSSLKRLKHLHQEKVNRIRAQHRINVHGCDVPDPVCSFEELQSEYCLNQRVLQNLKDAGLNTPTPIQMQAIPLMMHGRELLACAPTGSGKTLAFSLPLLAHLQQPANLGFRVLIISPTRELASQTYRELRRLSEGIGFRVHIIDKASLAAKKYGPQSNKKYDILVSTPNRLIYLLDQDPPGINLNSVEWLVVDESDKLFEDGKTGFREQLATIFLACSNAKVRRAFFSATCTPEVEQWCRLNLDNLVSVNIGHRNAAVETVEQELLFVGTENGKLVAMRDIIKKGFLPPMLVFVQSIERARELFHELVYEGINVDVIHAERTQQQRDNVVNSFRSGKIWVLICTALLARGIDFKGVNLVLNYDFPTSAVEYIHRIGRTGRAGHKGKAITFFTENDKPLLRSIANVIKQAGCPVPDYMIGFKKIHSKVKRRLEKKPPKRSTICTTPRFLMKKKPKTEKKGQKKASNRNQKGENDPPTAHQQDKNKKTKGKVHIAKQKEGKPKEAVQKTRSKSSGVKLRKKSG, encoded by the exons ATGGACGCATTCGAGTTGTTTAAGAAACTCGGAGCCGGGGCCAAATTTGACTTCAAGAGATTTGGTCAAGACGCTGCTCGGTTTAAG GTGCCCAGATCCCAGGGTGGAGAAGCCTCGCTGGATTCTCTGTCTGCGATCGACTACTTCGGCACAGGAGCGGCTAATGGAGCCCAGAGCTGGACCCAGGGAGAGGATGAGGATGAAAGGggggaggaggatgaggagagCAGTGAAAGTGGAGAATCTGAAGCAGGAGGCAAAAGAAAGCAGAAAGAGCAGGAGAGAGACGTGAGGCACAAAGCCAAGAAGACTAAAAGCAGCCAGATGGAGGAGAAAG CTGGGGGAGAGCCACTGAGTGAGACCCAGAGAGGCGGCATCACCTGGACCTCCTTGGACAGAAAGATCCAAAACCTACCGAAGGAtgggaaagagaagtcctcgcTCAAGAGGCTGAAACATCTTCATCAGGAGAAG GTGAACCGCATTCGTGCGCAGCACCGTATAAACGTACATGGCTGCGATGTGCCCGACCCAGTGTGCTCGTTTGAAGAGCTTCAGTCCGAGTATTGTCTCAACCAGCGCGTTCTTCAGAACCTCAAGGATGCAGGACTGAACACGCCAACGCCGATACAGATGCAGGCCATACCGCTCATGATGCAT GGTCGGGAGTTGTTGGCCTGCGCTCCTACTGGATCTGGAAAGACTCTGGCCTTTTCTCTTCCACTGCTCGCCCACCTGCAGCAGCCGGCCAATTTGGGCTTCAGAGTTCTGATCATCTCCCCAACCAGAGAACTGGCCAGCCAG ACCTACAGAGAGCTGCGGCGCCTGTCGGAGGGAATCGGCTTTAGAGTTCATATCATTGATAAAGCTTCCCTGGCAGCGAAGAAATACGGTCCacagtcaaataaaaaatatg ACATACTGGTCAGTACTCCAAACAGACTGATCTATCTTCTCGATCAGGACCCTCCAGGAATCAACCTGAACAG TGTGGAGTGGCTGGTTGTCGACGAGTCTGATAAGCTGTTTGAGGACGGGAAGACGGGCTTTAGGGAGCAACTGGCGACCATTTTTCTCGCGTGTTCTAATGCTAAGGTGCGTCGGGCTTTCTTCAGCGCCACTTGCACGCCAGAGGTAGAACAGTGGTGCCGCCTGAACCTCGACAACTTGGTTTCTGTCAACATCGGACATAG AAATGCAGCAGTGGAGACGGTGGAACAGGAGCTGCTGTTTGTCGGGACGGAGAACGGGAAGCTCGTGGCCATGAGGGACATCATCAAAAAA GGTTTCCTGCCTCCCATGCTGGTGTTCGTTCAGTCCATAGAGCGAGCGCGGGAGCTCTTCCACGAGTTGGTTTATGAAGGCATCAATGTTGATGTGATTCACGCCGAACGCACGCAGCAGCAG AGGGACAACGTGGTGAACAGCTTTCGCTCCGGTAAGATTTGGGTGCTGATCTGCACGGCTCTGCTCGCCAGAGGAATCGACTTCAAAGGAGTGAACCTGGTGCTGAATTATGACTTCCCCACCAGCGCCGTGGAGTACATCCACAGAATCG GTCGTACGGGCAGAGCAGGACATAAGGGGAAGGCCATCACCTTCTTTACAGAAAATGACAAACCCTTGTTgcgcag CATTGCTAATGTTATAAAACAAGCTGGGTGCCCTGTACCGGACTACATGATTGGCTTTAAAAAGATCCACAG CAAAGTAAAGCGAAGACTTGAGAAGAAACCACCCAAGAGGAGCACCATTTGCACAACCCCTCGCTTCCTCAtgaagaaaaaacccaaaaccgaGAAAAAAGGGCAGAAGAAAGCATCAAACAGGAACCAGAAAGGAGAAAACGACCCTCCGACAGCTCACCAGCAGGACAAGAACAAGAAGACAAAAGGAAAAGTTCATATTGCTAAACAGAAAGAAGGAAAACCCAAAGAAGCAGTTCAGAAAACAAGATCAAAATCATCAGGAGTTAAGTTAAGGAA GAAAAGCGGATGA
- the heatr6 gene encoding HEAT repeat-containing protein 6, whose product MSSPVGVSAPAFGRSAVPAFPSVALSADAAPFTPGRADSSLSDAEKQFSRCAAKLWSLRADCGQLREELNQLFDQLLSENYNKSCELPITIRPEEVCILLKHTSGLVPLNQEHLVVKFCQLVHHLLNQLKVIMDERTLDVLVNYTTDALKQCSTWTHSDVLLALSTVVYGNGSQCHQLVSNLLREDGVILQYSCPSQPNIELRHVALTCMANICLRIPGQPPLDDQYRSVCFRYFLKTLQSPKPPNTDDLFHCMVIQAALKGLQFCLSGGKWKFGGGDELGSVLAALKRLMFQGAPGLSVDWPAVLFPTPLSQYEGPSPPKPAEPPKTSELSKEVDKTGKASGKKKRKSKGKKMKTEESRVDDREEENKEVVPELHRAGDGSRDDGETLPKPPALFLYPSWKLNSSESEFSDLEGNAQSKLRVYQCRVRQLALHSMLVVVKAVEKRTLYGYWSSFIPDSPAGGPPSLTLLTIILKDPSPKVRLCALQVLSAILDGSRQFLAAAEDTALPRTSYTPFSFMLAATIRELHRGLSLALVAETSSQTLTQVIKGLAFLVANAPYHRLRPGLLSLLWKQIRPYVRHRDVTVRGSVLRLYGAIVTAQAPLSEVQLLLQQPESLGSGSISGSVTPQDSALSWRHRNGASLPVRTPAASSQQNSSTHSPHLPHTPREEENSSLWLLRLCVSLVTQPREDQSDSEGAGGGVALEPSPVRLEALQVLSHLVRGYFPLAQSSMYEIGQVSARCLGETDPSIQLHSAKLLEEFGAGIIQQYRAENNVPESSRIPVNQVVGFWSEVLSGPLNTALQNEQHPTLQASACDTLASILPQAFAQLPDKTQLMCITMLLGLTYIENYLVKMAAVRALGVYILFPCLREDVMFVADTANIILAALDDRSTNVRAKAAWSLGNLTDTLIINMQNVGVGFQEELSDMLLLKMLQAATQAAADRDKVKCNAVRALGNLLHFLRHSQMTRPVFQRPLEYGVRALVKTVQSDAAMKVRWNACYALGNAFRNPSLPLETAPWAQDAFSALCHVVTSCENFKVRIKSAAALAVPAQRSCYGNTKRFICVWSSLSSALENSEDAVDFLEYRYSTSLRHTLSEALLHLLSLSKLQDMPELSASLAGEEGRGIKEHLLKYLKAEEGEEKMGGEDEAREERNSGEESNHPQQRVVGLQQTLVRLKGLEAEEEGGEEKEVVVRFLEDLLQICEEL is encoded by the exons atgtcttctCCCGTCGGGGTGTCGGCACCGGCTTTTGGTCGTTCTGCCGTCCCTGCTTTCCCCTCGGTGGCTTTGTCCGCCGACGCCGCTCCGTTCACTCCCGGACGGGCGGACAGCTCGCTGTCGGACGCGGAGAAGCAGTTTTCCCGCTGCGCCGCGAAGCTCTGGTCCCTGCGAGCAGACTGCGGCCAGCTGAGAGAGGAGCTCAACCAGCTGTTTGACCAGCTGCTTTCAGAGAACTACAACAAGAGCTGCGAGCTTCCCATCACCATCCGACCAGAG GAGGTGTGTATTCTGCTGAAACACACCAGTGGTCTCGTACCGCTAAACCAAGAACATTTAGTTGTCAAATTCTGTCAACTAGTCCATCATCTCCTCAATCAGCTGAAG GTAATAATGGACGAGCGAACGCTGGATGTGCTGGTGAACTATACAACCGATGCCCTGAAACAATGCAGTACATGGACCCACTCAGATGTCCTCTTGGCTCTTTCCACAGTAGTGTACGGGAATGGATCTCAGTGCCACCAG CTTGTCAGTAATTTACTGCGCGAGGATGGCGTCATTCTGCAGTACAGCTGTCCATCTCAGCCAAATATTGAGTTGCGCCATGTTGCCCTCACCTGCATGGCCAACATCTGCCTCAG GATCCCTGGTCAGCCGCCTCTGGACGATCAGTACCGAAGTGTTTGTTTCAGATATTTCCTGAAGACGCTGCAGTCACCCAAACCTCCCAACACTGATGATCTCTTCCACTGCATG GTCATTCAGGCAGCTCTGAAGGGACTTCAGTTCTGTCTGTCAGGTGGGAAGTGGAAATTTGGAGGAGGAGATGAGCTTGGATCTGTACTGGCTGCACTGAAG AGACTCATGTTCCAGGGAGCTCCTGGTTTGAGTGTGGACTGGCCAGCGGTACTTTTCCCCACACCTCTTTCGCAGTATGAAGGTCCCTCTCCACCAAAGCCGGCTGAACCACCAAAAACTTCAGAGTTGTCAAAGGAGGTTGATAAGACAGGAAAAGCTTCAGGA aaaaaaaagaggaaatccAAAGGAAAGAAGATGAAAACTGAGGAGAGCAGAGTGGATgacagagaggaggaaaataaaGAAGTGGTGCCTGAACTCCACAGAGCTGGAGACGGCAGCAGAGATGATGGGGAGACCTTACCCAAACCACCCGCCTTGTTTCTCTACCCATCCTGGAAGCTGAACAGTTCTGAATCTGAGTTTTCAGACCTTGAGGGAAATGCACAGAGCAAGTTACG AGTTTACCAGTGTCGTGTTCGTCAGTTAGCTCTGCACTCTATGCTAGTAGTGgtgaaagctgtggagaagagGACCCTGTATGGATACTGGTCCTCCTTCATCCCAGACTCTCCTGCTGGTGGACCTCCATCTCTAACTCTCCTCACAATTATATTAAAGGACCCGTCACCAAAG GTGCGACTGTGTGCGCTTCAGGTGCTGTCAGCCATATTGGATGGCTCCCGGCAGTTCCTGGCTGCGGCTGAAGACACGGCGTTACCTCGTACGTCTTACACCCCTTTCTCTTTCATGTTGGCTGCGACCATCAGAGAGCTACACCGCGGCCTCAGCCTGGCTCTTGTGGCTGAGACTTCCTCTCAAACACTCACACAGGTCATAAAG GGCCTGGCCTTCCTTGTGGCCAACGCTCCCTATCATCGCCTCAGACCTGGTCTGCTAAGCCTGCTCTGGAAGCAGATTCGTCCTTATGTGCGCCACAGAG ATGTGACAGTACGTGGGTCTGTGTTGAGACTGTATGGGGCTATAGTAACGGCTCAGGCGCCCCTCTCTGAGGTGCAGCTTCTTCTCCAGCAACCAGAAAGTCTCGGCAGCGGCAGCATCTCTGGTTCAGTCACACCGCAGGACTCTGCTCTCAGCTGGAGACACAGGAACGGAGCATCCTTGCCTGTTCGTACACCAGCAGcatcttcccaacaaaattcgTCCACACACTCCCCCCACCTTCCTCACACGCCAAGAGAGGAGGAGAACTCCTCACTGTGGCTGCTGAGGCTGTGTGTGTCTCTGGTGACTCAGCCCAGAGAGGACCAGTCAGACAGTGAGGGAGCtggagggggcgtggctttagAGCCCTCTCCTGTTCGACTAGAAGCTCTGCAG GTCTTGTCACACCTGGTACGGGGTTATTTTCCTCTTGCTCAATCAAGCATGTATGAGATTGGGCAGGTTAGCGCTCGCTGCCTTGGGGAGACAGACCCCTCCATACAGCTACACAGTGCAAAG ctacTAGAGGAGTTTGGTGCAGGAATAATCCAACAATACAGAGCTGAGAACAACGTTCCTGAAAGCTCCAGGATTCCTGTAAACCAG GTGGTGGGGTTTTGGTCCGAGGTGCTGAGCGGGCCACTGAATACAGCACTGCAAAACGAACAACATCCCACGCTACAGGCGAGCGCCTGCGACACACTCGCCTCCATCCTGCCACAGGCCTTTGCCCAGCTGCCG GATAAAACCCAGCTGATGTGCATCACTATGCTGCTGGGCCTGACCTACATTGAGAACTATCTGGTGAAGATGGCAGCTGTCAGGGCTTTGGGAGTTTACATACTGTTCCCTTGCTTGAGAGAG GATGTCATGTTTGTGGCAGACACTGCGAACATCATCCTCGCTGCTCTTGATGACCGATCTACGAACGTCCGTGCAAAGGCTGCGTGGTCCCTGGGAAACCTCACAGACACCCTTATCATTAATAT GCAGAACGTAGGTGTGGGTTTCCAGGAGGAATTGTCAGACATGCTTCTACTGAAGATGCTGCAGGCAGCAACTCAAGCAGCTGCAGACAGAGACAAG GTGAAGTGCAATGCAGTGCGAGCACTCGGAAATCTGCTTCATTTCCTGCGTCACAGCCAGATGACTCGGCCTGTTTTCCAACGCCCTTTGGAATACGGTGTTCGTGCTCTGGTCAAAACCGTCCAATCAGACGCTGCAATGAAAGTCCGGTGGAACGCCTGTTATGCACTGGGAAATGCATTCAGAAATCCCTCCCTGCCGCTCG AAACTGCCCCCTGGGCTCAGGATGCATTCTCTGCCCTCTGCCATGTGGTTACCTCCTGCGAAAACTTCAAAGTCCGCATAAAATCAGCCGCCGCCCTTGCGGTCCCCGCCCAGCGCAGCTGCTACGGGAACACTAAGCGCTTCATCTGCGTGTGGAGCTCTCTGTCTTCTGCCCTCGAAAACAGCGAAGATGCAGTCGACTTCCTGGAGTACCGCTACAGCACCAGCCTCCGACACACGCTCTCAGAGGCTCTTCTGCACCTGCTCAGCCTCAGCAAGCTGCAGGACATGCCTGAACTCAGCGCATCACTGGCTGGGGAGGAGGGCAGAGGGATTAAAGAGCATTTACTCAAGTATCTGAAAGCAgaggaaggagaagaaaaaatggGAGGAGAGGATGAAGCACGAGAAGAGAGGAATTCGGGGGAGGAGAGTAACCACCCACAGCAAAGAGTGGTTGGACTCCAGCAGACACTTGTCAGGCTTAAGGGCCTGGAGGCTGAAGAGGAGGGAGGGGAGGAGAAGGAGGTGGTGGTTCGTTTCCTGGAGGATCTGTTGCAGATATGCGAGGAGCTTTAG